A window of the Enterobacteriaceae bacterium 4M9 genome harbors these coding sequences:
- a CDS encoding MdtA/MuxA family multidrug efflux RND transporter periplasmic adaptor subunit encodes MNGTQKSRWLWLFGALVIALAAIFFWRSQSADDKSGAPQASGQQKPGAGAGRRGMRGPAPPVQAASATSESVPRYLTGLGTITAANTVTVRSRVDGQLIALHFQEGQQVKAGDLLAEIDPSQFKVALAQAQGQLAKDKATLANAQRDLARFQQLAKTSLVSRQELDAQQALVNETAGTIKADEAAVASAQLQLDWSRVTAPIEGRVGLKQVDIGNQISSGDTTGIVVLTQTHPIDLVFTLPESDIATIMQAQKAGKTLSVEAWDRTNKQKLSTGKLLSLDNQIDTTTGTIKLKARFENLDDTLFPNQFVNARMLVDTQLDAVVIPAAALQMGNDGHFVWVLNADNKVSKHLVTTGIQDSAKVVITSGLSAGDRVVTDGIDRLTEGASVEVVQAAGSGEAKTDAATGKGNDNAAEPREKGGAGRPAQGARS; translated from the coding sequence ATGAATGGCACGCAAAAATCCCGCTGGTTGTGGCTGTTTGGCGCTCTCGTTATCGCGCTCGCGGCTATTTTTTTCTGGCGCTCTCAGTCTGCAGATGACAAGAGCGGCGCACCCCAGGCCTCCGGTCAGCAGAAGCCGGGTGCGGGTGCAGGACGTCGCGGCATGCGCGGCCCTGCTCCTCCGGTGCAGGCAGCCAGCGCCACCAGCGAATCCGTGCCTCGATATTTAACCGGTCTTGGCACCATTACCGCCGCCAACACCGTCACCGTACGCAGCCGCGTTGACGGCCAGCTTATCGCCCTGCATTTTCAGGAAGGTCAGCAGGTGAAAGCCGGTGACCTGCTGGCAGAAATTGACCCCAGCCAGTTCAAAGTGGCGCTGGCCCAGGCTCAGGGCCAGTTGGCAAAAGATAAGGCAACGCTCGCCAACGCTCAGCGCGATCTCGCACGCTTCCAGCAACTTGCCAAAACCAGCCTCGTTTCCCGCCAGGAGCTGGATGCCCAGCAGGCGCTGGTAAACGAAACCGCAGGTACGATTAAAGCTGACGAAGCTGCCGTTGCCAGCGCTCAGTTACAGCTGGACTGGAGCCGCGTTACCGCGCCAATTGAAGGCCGCGTGGGTCTCAAGCAAGTGGATATTGGCAACCAGATCTCCAGCGGCGATACCACCGGCATTGTGGTGCTGACACAGACCCATCCTATCGACCTGGTGTTTACCCTGCCAGAGAGCGACATCGCCACTATCATGCAGGCGCAAAAAGCGGGTAAAACCCTCAGCGTTGAAGCCTGGGACCGCACCAACAAACAGAAACTCAGCACCGGTAAACTGCTGAGTCTGGACAACCAGATTGACACCACAACCGGCACCATCAAACTCAAAGCGCGCTTTGAAAACCTTGACGACACACTGTTCCCCAATCAGTTCGTTAACGCCCGCATGCTGGTTGACACCCAGCTTGATGCCGTGGTCATTCCTGCCGCGGCGCTGCAAATGGGCAATGACGGCCACTTTGTCTGGGTACTTAACGCCGACAACAAAGTCAGCAAACATCTGGTGACCACAGGCATTCAGGACAGCGCAAAAGTCGTGATTACCAGTGGGCTTTCTGCCGGTGACCGCGTGGTTACCGACGGCATCGACAGGCTGACCGAAGGCGCCAGCGTTGAAGTGGTGCAGGCTGCTGGCAGCGGTGAGGCTAAAACCGACGCCGCTACAGGCAAAGGCAATGACAACGCCGCTGAGCCGCGTGAGAAAGGCGGCGCGGGCCGCCCAGCCCAGGGAGCGCGTTCCTGA
- a CDS encoding RHS repeat protein, giving the protein MFDMVTHLTPVVGVDVHTVFIPPSPVPVPIPHPHVGIVLDFRELADSVCPGIGQAADFLSMAAGVMKNPLGALTSMAASSIGGKIADALVGAPNAGSNAPVKSHGLLRGTVGTHSFHFPSLHFPLGAGFAPPDIMPSQDANALMGSKTVSVNGDPLSYMALPSLSCWFVGMPPLGGNSPHMDRGHLSLPTSIQLPIPFGKRVVVGGMPVPNWHAIVAALATAAASAAITAASNAAQSAIEDRKSQKKNEQNTTDKQCCGDPVNKITGEVVIADTDFVLKGRVPLRWERYYGGQYNVYGHLGHNWESPADTRLEIVCEDNKLLIIATLKDYETVFDGVPLERGWEHRIYDGQNAHALYLSDSALVLRFSPRLEYHFALDFTAVKQQLLGIIQRQRKGEKISLPLTQLLDRAGNGWIFERDESTAQLVRLTEVCLHQPGTRYIECEYQKIIDKPACLSALTLCSHEDSRYRHTLVRYEYVEEAGDLRSAINAQGYPWHYAYDARHQLVRHRNRNGFSYLYHYASFADGLDRVVEVKAEDGSYHFQLFYDLEHQQTITIDPLGFKETLQYDNRNLPIAYIDAEGGVTTYGYDGQCRLISEVDPEGLSTEWKYDRRGNIVTDVFPDRAKITRTFDDDNQLVALTDPEYNQWQREYDSAGNVVKQISPIGAQQQYQYDEKNQLCRITDGQKNSSTIFYNAGGFVAQISDAEGHSRHYEYDFLGNCVTRISPDKQKTRYEYDKNGRLIFTQEKDGQQHRYYYDRQGNLVRYLENEYREFCFEYWGPDKLVRRINPDKSEVRFEYNNNGKLTGVYNQKREKWELLRDPLGRIAQERDYWGQEHRYSYNRSGFLVKAVDPLGNELELKRDPLGRLLKKVANGDEANAESYRYSKVGQLLAAENAAARISRRYDQCGNLLEEKQVFPDASGVITCEYNVLSQMVAQRRQFCVNGQKKAAVEHDVAYTYSPSGQVSTQKIDNYDAVLFEYDAMGRLKNQQLSEKLSQRFEYTAGDRLLSQAVSCNGHERNRIDYHYDPQGNLTRKKDSLIGSEFFSYDMLGQIIEHVDPLGGVEKHIYDLCGNRYRDMTSENESSEGRTLAFPGGTQYQLDRAGSLITRTQGDKQQHLRWNAFGRLEALDGHCYGYDALGRRVFKQPQTQEKTYFLWESNALAMEVTPQKGEEPLDENMVSQAAVQCFRTYSYFYYLYSFVPLALLTNVEARAPDSTESVSPTMATVTATNALYFYQNEINGAPLKLLDEQGDIKWAAYYATTGKAVRLDKTQFHQPLRLQGQYFDDESGLHYNRYRYYDAGTGMFISQDPIGLLGGINLYQYAPNPVSWVDPLGLTPKIRDTDISGGPHAPDRTMNQILSRAANTKTPQGQWSSVEAITTAASKYDINKGGIQVVDIPKGDGIVVFHPVDSYPSGEKGPLVVDADRAIMIPKEDGLHMFPIDETHADYNSKYIGH; this is encoded by the coding sequence ATGTTTGACATGGTTACGCATTTAACGCCCGTTGTTGGTGTCGACGTTCATACGGTATTTATTCCGCCATCTCCTGTACCGGTTCCAATACCTCATCCCCATGTAGGTATTGTGCTTGATTTTCGGGAATTAGCCGATTCTGTTTGTCCGGGAATTGGCCAGGCTGCCGATTTTTTGAGTATGGCCGCAGGCGTTATGAAAAATCCACTGGGGGCATTAACCAGTATGGCGGCGTCTTCAATCGGTGGCAAAATTGCCGATGCGTTGGTGGGAGCACCCAATGCTGGAAGTAACGCACCAGTTAAATCCCATGGGTTATTGCGTGGTACGGTCGGAACCCACTCTTTTCATTTCCCTAGTTTGCATTTCCCGCTAGGCGCCGGCTTTGCGCCGCCTGATATCATGCCCTCTCAGGATGCCAACGCGCTCATGGGAAGTAAAACAGTCTCAGTGAATGGTGACCCACTTTCTTACATGGCGTTGCCTTCGCTAAGCTGTTGGTTCGTTGGGATGCCTCCTTTAGGCGGCAACTCCCCGCATATGGACAGGGGGCACCTGTCGTTGCCCACATCAATTCAACTGCCTATTCCTTTTGGTAAACGCGTGGTCGTTGGCGGCATGCCTGTGCCTAACTGGCATGCCATCGTGGCGGCACTGGCCACGGCCGCTGCTTCTGCAGCGATAACTGCTGCATCTAATGCGGCGCAAAGTGCAATTGAAGACAGAAAGTCGCAAAAAAAGAATGAGCAGAATACGACGGACAAACAATGCTGTGGCGATCCCGTTAATAAGATAACGGGAGAGGTCGTTATCGCTGATACGGACTTTGTCCTGAAGGGCAGAGTGCCTCTGCGATGGGAGCGTTACTACGGCGGGCAGTATAATGTCTATGGGCATCTGGGGCATAACTGGGAATCACCCGCAGATACACGCCTGGAGATAGTCTGTGAAGATAATAAACTATTAATTATTGCAACGCTCAAAGATTACGAAACGGTATTTGACGGTGTGCCTTTGGAACGAGGCTGGGAACACCGTATCTATGACGGCCAGAATGCGCATGCGCTATATCTGAGTGACTCTGCGTTGGTTTTGCGATTTAGTCCGCGGCTGGAATATCACTTTGCACTGGACTTTACTGCGGTTAAACAACAGCTTTTAGGGATTATCCAGCGGCAAAGAAAGGGTGAAAAAATAAGCCTGCCGCTGACGCAGCTTTTAGACAGAGCGGGTAACGGCTGGATATTTGAGCGCGATGAGTCCACCGCGCAGCTGGTGCGGTTGACGGAAGTTTGCCTGCATCAGCCAGGCACACGGTATATAGAGTGTGAATATCAAAAGATTATTGATAAACCAGCCTGTCTTTCGGCGCTAACGCTGTGTTCACACGAAGATAGCCGCTACCGCCACACGTTGGTTCGATATGAATATGTCGAGGAGGCCGGGGATTTACGTAGCGCTATCAATGCGCAGGGCTACCCCTGGCACTATGCGTATGATGCAAGGCACCAGCTGGTAAGACACCGTAACCGCAATGGGTTTAGCTATCTGTATCATTACGCGTCTTTTGCCGATGGCCTGGATCGCGTGGTGGAAGTGAAGGCGGAAGACGGCAGCTATCACTTCCAGCTTTTTTATGACCTGGAACATCAGCAAACCATCACGATTGATCCATTGGGTTTTAAAGAAACTCTGCAATATGACAACCGTAATCTCCCTATCGCGTATATTGATGCTGAAGGTGGTGTGACGACATACGGTTATGACGGTCAGTGTCGGTTAATTTCTGAAGTTGACCCTGAAGGTCTGTCTACTGAATGGAAGTACGACAGGCGCGGCAATATTGTGACTGATGTTTTCCCGGACAGAGCTAAAATTACCCGCACGTTTGATGACGATAACCAGCTAGTTGCACTGACTGACCCTGAATATAACCAATGGCAGCGCGAATACGACAGTGCAGGTAATGTCGTTAAGCAAATTTCGCCCATTGGGGCGCAGCAGCAGTATCAGTATGATGAGAAAAACCAGCTCTGCCGAATAACGGATGGACAAAAAAATAGCTCAACCATTTTTTATAATGCAGGGGGTTTTGTCGCACAAATTAGCGATGCAGAAGGTCACAGCAGGCACTATGAATACGATTTTTTAGGCAACTGTGTTACGCGGATTTCCCCTGACAAACAAAAAACGCGCTATGAATATGATAAAAATGGCCGTTTGATTTTTACCCAGGAAAAGGACGGCCAGCAGCATCGTTATTACTATGACCGCCAGGGCAACCTGGTCCGCTATCTGGAAAATGAATACCGCGAGTTTTGTTTTGAATACTGGGGACCGGATAAACTGGTTCGGCGCATTAACCCGGATAAAAGCGAAGTACGTTTTGAATATAACAATAACGGTAAGCTTACGGGCGTTTATAACCAGAAGAGGGAGAAGTGGGAACTATTGCGTGACCCACTCGGCAGAATTGCGCAAGAGCGTGACTACTGGGGCCAGGAGCACCGCTACAGCTATAACCGCTCAGGCTTTCTGGTAAAAGCGGTTGACCCACTCGGAAATGAGCTTGAACTTAAGCGCGATCCGCTGGGGCGGTTGTTGAAAAAAGTCGCCAACGGCGATGAGGCCAATGCTGAAAGCTATCGCTACAGTAAGGTTGGGCAGTTATTAGCGGCTGAGAATGCCGCCGCGCGAATTTCCCGGCGCTACGATCAGTGCGGAAACTTGTTGGAAGAAAAGCAGGTTTTCCCGGATGCCAGTGGTGTTATCACCTGTGAATATAACGTACTGAGCCAGATGGTGGCACAACGGCGTCAGTTCTGTGTGAATGGCCAGAAAAAAGCGGCGGTTGAACATGATGTTGCCTATACCTATTCCCCGTCAGGGCAGGTCAGTACGCAGAAAATAGATAATTACGATGCTGTGCTGTTTGAATACGACGCAATGGGGCGGCTTAAAAATCAGCAATTATCTGAGAAATTATCCCAACGATTTGAATATACGGCTGGCGACAGACTGCTTTCTCAGGCGGTTTCTTGCAACGGTCACGAACGTAACCGCATCGACTATCACTACGACCCGCAGGGTAACCTTACCCGCAAGAAAGACAGCCTGATCGGCAGCGAATTTTTCAGCTACGACATGCTGGGGCAGATTATTGAACATGTCGATCCACTGGGTGGTGTTGAAAAGCATATCTACGATTTATGTGGTAATCGTTATCGGGATATGACGTCTGAGAATGAATCCTCAGAAGGCAGAACACTGGCGTTTCCAGGCGGGACTCAGTACCAGCTTGACCGTGCAGGTTCACTCATCACCCGCACTCAGGGTGATAAACAACAACATCTTCGCTGGAATGCTTTTGGAAGGCTTGAAGCGCTTGACGGGCACTGTTATGGCTATGATGCGCTGGGGCGTCGTGTGTTTAAACAGCCGCAGACACAGGAGAAAACCTATTTTCTCTGGGAAAGTAACGCACTGGCGATGGAGGTGACACCGCAGAAGGGTGAAGAGCCTCTTGATGAGAATATGGTGAGCCAGGCTGCCGTCCAATGTTTTAGAACATACAGCTACTTCTACTACCTCTATAGCTTTGTTCCGCTGGCGCTGTTGACGAATGTCGAGGCAAGGGCGCCAGACAGTACAGAGTCTGTGTCGCCCACAATGGCTACGGTAACGGCGACAAATGCGCTCTATTTTTACCAGAACGAAATCAACGGTGCGCCGCTGAAGCTGCTTGATGAGCAGGGTGATATTAAGTGGGCGGCGTATTATGCCACTACGGGCAAAGCAGTTCGCCTGGATAAAACGCAGTTTCATCAACCGCTACGTTTGCAGGGGCAGTATTTTGATGATGAAAGTGGGCTACACTATAATCGCTATCGGTATTATGATGCTGGTACGGGGATGTTTATCAGCCAGGATCCTATAGGATTGTTGGGTGGGATAAACCTGTATCAGTATGCGCCGAATCCGGTGAGTTGGGTGGATCCGTTAGGATTAACCCCTAAAATTAGAGATACTGATATATCAGGAGGTCCGCATGCTCCCGATAGAACAATGAACCAAATTCTTTCACGTGCAGCAAATACCAAAACCCCTCAAGGGCAATGGAGTTCAGTAGAAGCAATTACAACAGCAGCCTCTAAATACGATATAAATAAAGGTGGTATACAAGTTGTTGACATTCCAAAGGGTGATGGTATTGTTGTTTTCCATCCTGTAGATTCTTATCCCAGCGGGGAAAAAGGTCCCTTAGTTGTAGATGCGGATCGCGCAATCATGATACCTAAAGAAGATGGGTTACATATGTTTCCTATTGACGAAACTCATGCTGATTATAATTCTAAATATATTGGTCATTAA